A section of the Arcobacter roscoffensis genome encodes:
- the rimP gene encoding ribosome maturation factor RimP gives MSLEESIKLAVESLDAQLYDIVTTKENDRNIYRVLVTAKGGINLDKCAEISRMISPILDVEEPMSGVYNLEVSSPGIERKLRTKDHFKASIGDKVKIKDIATETYKGELLSADDNKILIKTEFGEEEVEYDSILSASTYFEW, from the coding sequence ATGAGTTTAGAAGAATCAATTAAATTAGCTGTTGAGAGTTTAGATGCTCAACTTTATGATATTGTAACTACAAAAGAAAATGATAGAAATATTTATAGAGTTTTAGTTACTGCTAAAGGTGGTATAAACTTAGATAAATGTGCTGAAATATCAAGAATGATTTCACCTATTTTAGATGTTGAAGAGCCAATGAGTGGAGTTTATAATTTAGAAGTTAGCTCACCTGGAATTGAGAGAAAACTTAGAACAAAAGATCATTTTAAAGCCTCAATAGGGGATAAAGTGAAAATAAAAGATATTGCTACAGAAACTTATAAAGGTGAACTTTTAAGTGCTGATGACAATAAAATACTTATTAAAACTGAATTTGGTGAAGAAGAAGTTGAATATGATTCAATTCTTTCTGCATCTACTTATTTTGAATGGTAA
- the ribD gene encoding bifunctional diaminohydroxyphosphoribosylaminopyrimidine deaminase/5-amino-6-(5-phosphoribosylamino)uracil reductase RibD, producing the protein MKINDNFFMKLAIDEAWKYQFISFPNPAVGCVVVKGESEILAIEAHKEAGQAHAEVNALKAAFLKYYPNDILKTKSSSKQIHEYLIKNHNGFFNDCKVYVTLEPCNHEGKTPACANLLKELKPQKVIVAHEDLNNIAKGGCETLKNVNIDIDIGCMKKEAYELLYPFLKWNSGTFIFYKMAQTLNGSIDGSISSNSAKAYVHTLRDKIDLMLIGGNTVRTDMPTLDARYIAGRAPDVFIYSKNKVFDTNIPLFKIPNRKVHISDDLFKLLDYKFVMVEGTYNLLDTLKDRLDYIVLLVNPKIRNGANALNEIDIDFEIVHENYIGEEKIMFLKRKS; encoded by the coding sequence ATGAAAATTAATGATAACTTTTTTATGAAATTAGCAATTGATGAAGCATGGAAATATCAATTTATAAGTTTCCCTAACCCTGCTGTTGGATGTGTTGTTGTAAAAGGTGAAAGTGAAATACTAGCAATTGAGGCACATAAAGAAGCTGGACAGGCTCATGCTGAAGTAAATGCACTAAAAGCTGCATTTTTAAAATATTATCCTAATGATATTTTAAAAACAAAAAGTAGTTCAAAACAAATACATGAGTATTTAATCAAAAATCACAATGGTTTTTTTAATGATTGTAAAGTTTATGTAACACTTGAACCTTGTAACCATGAGGGTAAAACACCTGCATGCGCTAATTTATTAAAAGAATTAAAACCACAAAAAGTAATAGTAGCTCATGAAGATTTAAATAACATAGCTAAGGGAGGCTGTGAGACTCTTAAAAATGTAAATATAGATATAGATATAGGATGTATGAAAAAAGAAGCCTATGAGCTTTTATATCCATTTTTGAAGTGGAATAGTGGTACATTTATTTTTTATAAGATGGCTCAAACTTTAAATGGCAGTATTGATGGAAGTATTTCATCAAATTCAGCTAAAGCATATGTGCATACGCTAAGAGACAAAATTGATTTAATGTTGATTGGAGGAAATACAGTCCGAACTGATATGCCAACACTTGATGCAAGATATATAGCAGGACGTGCCCCAGATGTTTTTATATATAGTAAAAACAAAGTATTTGATACAAACATACCTTTATTTAAAATACCAAATAGAAAAGTACATATAAGTGATGATTTATTTAAATTACTTGATTATAAATTTGTAATGGTTGAGGGAACATATAATTTGCTTGATACCTTAAAAGATAGATTAGATTATATTGTTTTATTGGTAAACCCAAAAATAAGAAATGGTGCTAATGCTTTAAATGAAATTGATATTGATTTTGAAATAGTTCATGAAAACTATATAGGTGAAGAAAAGATTATGTTCTTAAAGCGAAAGAGTTAA